DNA from Fusarium musae strain F31 chromosome 7, whole genome shotgun sequence:
CGTCCGCGATATCAGCGGAAATCTGATTCAATTCTGTATCAGGGTCATCCGGCTcttcgacatcttcatcagcagTGATCTGGTCCCAGGGAACCTCGATTTCCATGAGGATGTCATGGGCATCTTGCATGAGCTCAGCCAGGCCTTTGAGAAGACTCAGCACCTGGCCCTTTATATTTGAAGAGTCCCGAAGTCGGTAATCGAGAGAGCTCGGGCCGGTGCGGTGAGCGCCGATGTTTCCAGCCCACACATTGAATCGTGTCTGCTGGTCCGCCACATTCCTTCTGAAGGTCGGCGAGTTGGAGGCTAGACTTGTGGGTGCTCTGAGGATATTTCCAAAGGAAGCAATGCTCTGTGCGACGGCGCTTGCAATTTTTTGATCCATTTTAGTCTCACCACTTCAAATGCAAAACTGAGACGCGACCTGCGTTGAGAGAAAAGTGAAGAGATATACGAGGCTCATCCTCAGATTGAGTGAAATACTTTAGGTACCTCATGAGTAATATCAATCAGCTGACCACAATTCATCGAATTAAAGATGACTATTTCGGAGTGTCACCTCAAAGTGCATATTTCCCCGCTCGAGCTGAAAATCGACAGAACCTCATGCTTAGGACCTCGTTTTCTCCTTCCATAATTATTCTCCCCAAATCCTTGCCAAACATGTCAGGGCTAGAAGTCACTGGAATCGTTCTTGCCTCCATACCTCTCCTTATTATCGCACTGGAGAAATACACTAAGGGTCTCTCTACATTACACCAGTAGCGTAagtactaggttctctctactagaataagctcttagctataagctttaactataaataacacttctagcctataatttaaatattaatactataataattaactaatagctataatataaagctaatataatataaacttaaataataactctttaattagttttaaaaatatataacagtatttttaattttttaattaaaaaaagttagtttaatattataaatattttaaatttttaaaatagtaattttaataaaattagttttttattaataatattttaattaaatttatatttataattatattaataaaattataattatattttaaattatattaatatataaaaaaaaccttaaaaaatataataattttaaaaagttaaaattatattataaaactattatagctttaatttttatataaaactttaattaatttaataataaactttttatttaattagctttttttaattataagattattatttatataataatttaatttcttttaaatattattaatattatttaataaaaaaaaataatattattttttttaaaaaacttaaaaaataaaaaaaaaattaaaaaagttaaaatactatttaaaaaaaattatatttaaattatatttatatttaatatataaataataatttacttaaataatctttttataaatataatatataattattaaaattattaagaaatattaatatataaaaaaagcttaataaaaagttttataataatatatatattaatattattaaaaataaaagttaaaagaaggtttaaggtaattagaaagtaatagtaatattaaatttataagttagttataaggttagaaaatatactttagttttaatataatagtagcgtAAGTATAAGCGCGAGCTACAGAGCCTGATTCGCAACCTGGAAACTAAGAAGGTTAAACTCTAAAATGTCTGCGAAAAACTTCTCCTGGACCTAGTTCCTCATTACAAGATCGAGGCGTTGATTGATAACCCAATGGGAGATCTCtggcatgaagaagaaacgtTGAAGAAAGTTCAGTTTCGCCTTGGGAATGGCTTCAAGGTTTTCCAAGATACTGCCAATGACCTAAGGGCAAGGCTTCTTGATTTTGGCAAGTTGATTGAGTCTCAAGGCGAAGGGATGTTTCCGGGTCTAAAACGAGCTGTCTTTACATTGAGTCGCTCGCAATACGCAGATATCCTGGCGGAAATCAGAGACAGCGTGTCCAATCTCGAGAACCTGACGGACCGTAACATGGAGCTTGAGCCGGCAAGGAGAGTTAGATCTAAGCAGAAACTCTTTGCAATCCTTCGTGATCTATCGGAAAGTCTATACCGTGCCTTGAGGTCAAGCTTGACTTGCTCCTGCAGACATGATATTGGGCTGGGGCTGGAAATCAGAAAGGTCGAGGTATTTCCAGGAGACGACGAGCAGAAGATGGTCGCCTTGAATAGCTTCAAGATCAGTGTGTCCTACAAGACcgatcttggacttcttgagGCATGGCAAGACTTCCGACTACAACCGCGGAGGCTGGGTCCAGGGCCATCGCCCCCGGAAATTATGTCCTTCACTTCTAGCCGTTCGAGCATCACATCTGGCAAGAAGAGAGTCGAGTTTTCTATTTCGCCGCAAGGACTTTCGACCACGACCCCTCCAGCTCCTAGAGTGGCCAAGATACCCACATCATTAACTACCAGAGACCACACCGTTCCACCAACCGTATGCTCAGACCTCTGCCAAATCACCAAGGATAACGCTGGTAATGTGTTTCCTAGAAATGCACCAAAGATATTTCCAGTTATACACGATCGGTCACTTCATGTCACTACAGAGTTCCAGTTGTATCCTCTCCCAGTTTCTCCCTTTCGGAATCCTCAATCTATAAGTCTTATCTCACTAAGCGATATTCTCTATCGGACGAACAAATCTACTCACTTGCCTATCCGAGATCGCCATAGACTTGCTGTCATCGTCTCCTCAAGTTTTCTTCAACTGCATGGTAGCTCCTGGTTGCCAAATCATCTAGACAGCGGAGATATATTCTTCTTTACATATCAAGGCATCCCCATCTTCACCCAGCCATGTCTCATGAGGAATCTCCCAGACCGCAACGATAAACCAGGATTCAAGAGGGTTCAGTCACCACCCTCTGCCAATCCTGCACTGTGGTCTTTGGGATTACTCTTAATCGAGCTGATTCTGGGTAGAGCTTTAAACGTTTATGACAACCAGCCAGGGGGGCCAGAATATTCTATGGTATATGAGCTCATACCTGAAGTTCGCATGACTAGTTTGAACTACGGAACTGCCGTTATGCGATGTCTCGGCGGTGAACTACACAGCATAGACTACTTGTCGGGAGGTGCAGACTTTTGTCAAGATGTCTACGCTGGGATTGTCGCTTTATTGGAGAGGGATCTTGAACATTCTTAGACCAGAGGAAGATAAATATTTTTCACAGAGATGGTGCTGACTTGGCACGAGAATACAATCGTAGTTAGCAGCTTTGATAATTGATATGGTGACGGTGAGATCTCTGTGCCAATGATAAGAGAGGCTGTTGCGgtagtaattagtaaaggAACAAGTTGCTTCCGCTTCTCAATATATGCAACAACAATAACATCTGTCCCTGCCAGAATCTCTGCGAAGGTGCAAGGCATTTGACATCCTGGCATTAACCCGAGATCAACATTATTCATGTAATGGATAAGCGCGTTGCCAGGCTGTTCACCTCTTTCCACCGGGGTGCAGCAAAGTGATAGTTGTTGCAATTGTGGCTAATTAACCAGATGAATTCACGGTTTCGTAGTCTACCCTTCACATTATCGTGCCAGCTGCTGTACTAATTGGAACTGCCAAGCTCCTACATCCGCTCTCTGACAGTTGGTGAGCAGCAATAGTTCCTAGCAGTTTTTTATCGACAGTGCAACCAACCTCCTTACAAGGTCTGTTatctgttttgttttgtttttcgCGCAAAAATCCACCTTGCCTGAAAACCCCCTCCTCAAATGTAACAGCAAACGGatgacaaccaacaacctGGCAAACGCTCAGATACCATTGGTCAATAACTCCTCGCCTATGCATACAACATACAATAATGTCATGATATGTTCCTTGTCACTTCCTTTGCTGGCCTCGCTCCGCAAAGCCCCCGCCCAACTAGAAATGTGCTTTGCAGACAACCAACAAGTTAAAAGGATTTGTCCCTGCTCTTCACTTTTGAACCGTTTTCCTTTTCCCCTTGGTTTGCCATCCATTCTGTCTGGGAACTTCCATCATCGATACAATGTCCAATACTAGCAGCCCGAAAAGCCGGTCCCCGCGATCGCCCCAGGATCCGTCGGCAGCAGTCAATGAAACAATTGCAGTTGACGAGGCtcaagatgaggaggaggacttAACCTTAGGGTCTGACGCTGAGAGCTCGACGGCTTCTGTTTCATCGAGCATTCTTAATTATCGTACGATCAATGGCAGGACGTTTCATAGTGAGAGGGGAAACGCAACCTACTGGGGATCGAATGATGAGCGCCAAAGTGATGCCATGGATATCGCGTGAGCTACCCCTCCTGCAAATGCTACGCCTCACCTAACAGGATACTACGCAGTCACCACATATGGACACTCGCCCACGACGGAGAACTATACTTTGCGCCTTTGGAAGACAACATCCAGGTTCGTTGAATAACGTAACGCAATCCTGTGTCTGTCGTGTTAATGAGCTACTTTTGCCAATTATAGAAAGTTCTTGACATCGGGACTGGAACTGGTATGAAATGACCTTCCCTGTGTGCCCGCGAGATTGACCGTACTAATTTATACTGTAGGTATCTGGGCTATGTATGTTACCTACCATACGGTATTTTACCAACTCTTAACCAATTTTCAGCGACTTTGCGGACAAATTCCCTGGGTGCGAGGTCATCGGCACCGATATCTCACCCATCCAACCCGGCTGGGTCCCACCTAACTTGAAGTTGTGAGCTACTTGATTACCTTCGTTTGTCTAAACATTTATGTCTAACTCCGACATCAGCGAGATTGAAGATTGCACTCAACAGTGGACCTTCCCAACTGACTCATTCGATTATGTCCACCTTCGTTATCTAGTCGGCTGCATTCCAGACTGGACAGAGCTGTTCAGTCAAGCATACAAGACTCTCAAGCCCGGTGGCTGGGTTGAAAGCTTTGAAATTTCCCCAACTGGAGAAAGTGACGATGGTACTGTCACATATGACTCTGCAATGGCTCAATGGGGAAGGATTTTTATCCAGGCTTCGGAGAAGATCGGCAATAGCTTTACTGTTGTCGACGATAAAGTCCAGAGGCCTGCTTTGCAAGAAGCGGGATTCGTCGATATCCACGAGTGGGAGTTCAAGGTAGCGTACAAGACCATTCTGCTACGGTACTAAGACTGACGAGAAAAGTGTCCCTTGAACCCGTGGCCCGCGGATCCTAAACTGAAGGAGATTGGCCGGTTTGGAGAGGTCTTCCTCACGCAGGATACTGAAGGTTTCGTAACATTGGCAGCTAATCTACTAGGCTGGTCAATGGAGGAGGTCCATGTTTATATCGCCAAGTTCCGACGTGAGATTAGAAACCGAAAACATCACGTCTATATACGTCTCAGGGCTGTCTGGGGAAGGAAACCGGACACAAAAGAGGAGTCAACACCTGCATAAGCATAGAGTCGTATGAACTTACACCTGAGGCTTATTTGCAAGTGGTGAATTCCTCGTCCCTACTTTAGCCTGCGAGTATTAGGGAACTTGAAACAATATAACTTTCATCTTCCGGCTAACCATTTGATGAGCCCGCCTACTTGTATTACACGTCTAAATATAGCAAACGCGATGCCCTCAAGATTGGCAATACGGATCCGCCAATGTGAAGAGTTGAGAGTTTTCTGCGCTCTAGGAAATGACACCCTATCATATGCCGTGACAGCATTGCCAATCGAATCCGAGGCCAATAGAAATCCAGCCAGATCCCATCCATCCGCCAAAGACGTATTGGCACCATTACCAGCAAAGGGGCTGACAGCATGGTTACTGTCTCCGATAAAAACCACCCCAGGAATCACGTCCTCATGGCTGAACGGCTTCTTGTCGCGCGCTGGGATGACAAAAGCCGTTGAAGGGTGTGTTGAGTTTATCAGACTTGCGAATGGCTCTGCTATCTCGCTGCAATGCTGTCGCACTTCATCCAGGAGCGGACGTCCATCGCCGCCAGCAGCCTGAGCTGGCATCTCTTGAGCCTTGCTAAAAGCCCAGATGACAGTATTGCCTTCGAATAGGCTCGCAAAACAGCTGTTCCCGTATCCAGATGCCATAATACCCCATGAATCGGCCAAGGGATCTGGAATACCTTGTGGAAAGACTGCGAGACCACCGATTTGAGTAGCCCCTGCGTAATGCAGCTGGTCGTCTGGTCGAAGTGAGGCTCTGAGTTTGCTATGTGCACCGTCCGCGGCGATCAAAAGATCGCAGTCGATGCAGTGTTCAGGTTTATTCAGTGAGGAAACAGTGACCGAAAGGCGACGATCATCTAGTAGCTTGACACCCAGACACTGTGACTTCCACTGAATACTGATCCCCAAattctctgcttcttcaatcaTGATCTCTCTCAAGCGAACTCTCAGAATCCGCAATCGCGCCAAGGGGAGGTCACCGTATGGTTTTGCAGGGACAGCAATTAACTCGTTCCAGTTCCTGTCCCACATCTTGAAAGGGATGCTGCCAGTCCCCGGCGTTGCTTTCTCAATAACAC
Protein-coding regions in this window:
- a CDS encoding hypothetical protein (EggNog:ENOG41) — protein: MGDLWHEEETLKKVQFRLGNGFKVFQDTANDLRARLLDFGKLIESQGEGMFPGLKRAVFTLSRSQYADILAEIRDSVSNLENLTDRNMELEPARRVRSKQKLFAILRDLSESLYRALRSSLTCSCRHDIGLGLEIRKVEVFPGDDEQKMVALNSFKISVSYKTDLGLLEAWQDFRLQPRRLGPGPSPPEIMSFTSSRSSITSGKKRVEFSISPQGLSTTTPPAPRVAKIPTSLTTRDHTVPPTVCSDLCQITKDNAGNLYTIGHFMSLQSSSCILSQFLPFGILNL
- a CDS encoding hypothetical protein (EggNog:ENOG41) yields the protein MSNTSSPKSRSPRSPQDPSAAVNETIAVDEAQDEEEDLTLGSDAESSTASVSSSILNYRTINGRTFHSERGNATYWGSNDERQSDAMDIADFADKFPGCEVIGTDISPIQPGWVPPNLKFEIEDCTQQWTFPTDSFDYVHLRYLVGCIPDWTELFSQAYKTLKPGGWVESFEISPTGESDDGTVTYDSAMAQWGRIFIQASEKIGNSFTVVDDKVQRPALQEAGFVDIHEWEFKVAYKTILLRY
- a CDS encoding hypothetical protein (EggNog:ENOG41) — encoded protein: MIAEEPHFLEEKSIIVAGAGMAGLSFAISLRKRWNLKVSPPKITVYDRDSRRPDLQRQSYSLTINGMEQDGGVQILENLGLLQRVIEKATPGTGSIPFKMWDRNWNELIAVPAKPYGDLPLARLRILRVRLREIMIEEAENLGISIQWKSQCLGVKLLDDRRLSVTVSSLNKPEHCIDCDLLIAADGAHSKLRASLRPDDQLHYAGATQIGGLAVFPQGIPDPLADSWGIMASGYGNSCFASLFEGNTVIWAFSKAQEMPAQAAGGDGRPLLDEVRQHCSEIAEPFASLINSTHPSTAFVIPARDKKPFSHEDVIPGVVFIGDSNHAVSPFAGNGANTSLADGWDLAGFLLASDSIGNAVTAYDRVSFPRAQKTLNSSHWRIRIANLEGIAFAIFRRVIQVGGLIKWLAGR